ATGGTCTGTTCGTAGGACTGCGTCGCCGCGACCTGGAAATTGATCGTCGGCAGCAGCGCGCCTTCGTTGATCTTGACCTGGAGATAGTTGACGTCGATGCCGTACATGGCGGCCGTGACGTTGGGATTCTCGACCAGACTGAGGCTCACGGAGGAGGCCAGCGTTCCCGGCAGGAAGCGATCGACCGGGGAGCCCGGCGCAAGGTTTTCCGGCTCGTTGCCGATGATGCGGCGGAAGTTGGCGCGGGTGGTGACCAGGTTCGATTCGGCCTGCAGCGCCTGCGTCTTGCCAGCGGCGAGCTGCGCCTCGGATTGCGCAACGTCGGTGCGCGTCACCTCACCGACGTTGAAACGGTCGCGCGTCTGCTTGAGCGTCTGCTCGAGCACGCGGACGTTGCTGCGCTGGACTTCCAGCGTCGCCGAATCGCGCAGGTAGTCCATGTAAGTGGTCGCGGCCGAGAGCAGAACGCTCTGCTCCATCACGCGCAACGCCTCGCGCGAGCCCGAGACCTGGCTTTCAGCGGCACGCGTCCTGTTGGCGGTCTGGTTGCCGTTGAACAGGTTCTGCGTCACCGTTACGCCGGCGCTGCGCGGCGCGTTCACGCCGTGCGTTTCCGTCCTGACGAGTGTCGACGGCGAGCCCCCGGAGGTAATGTTCGTATCGGTATATTGAACGCCGACGCTTGCCGTCAGCGCGACCTTGGGACGATAGCCCGATAGCGCCTGCGGCACGTTTTCGTCGGTCGAGCGCACCTGGGCACGCTGTGCGTTGAGCTGTGGGTTGTTCTGATAGGCGCGCACCAGCGCGGCCTCAATCGTGTCCGCCAAGGCAGGCGTCGGCCCGGCAAGCGCCGTCAGCAGGACCGAAACCGCAGCTCCGGTGAAGAGCTTCACCCCATGCATCCCTTAAATTCCGTTCATCTCACGCCAGGTTCGTGCCCGCGAACCTGGTTACCGTATCCAAGTGGAGTCGTTGCCCCGGAGCAACATAGGACGCGGTCGACCGCAACGGAACTACCTCCGGGCAGTTCTCAGCGGAAACTCTTCACGTGCAGCTTCCCGGCCACACTTCTGATTCAGAACGGTATTTTAACGGGCTATCGGTGGTCAGAAGACGAAGGCGGCGGTCCGTTCCAGCCCTGGAAGGACCGGGGCGGAGGCATCGAACAGCGCCCGATGGCCGAATTCGCTGTGATAATGGGTCACGATCGTGGCCCGGGGCGGCCGCGATTCGGCGGAGACGCCGACCAGGCGTCCGCCTTCCTTGAGCTGGTCCAGCAGCCCTGCCGGGATCACCTCGGCGGCCCCATTGAGGATGATGACGTCATAAGGGGCCGCAGCCGCGTCCCCCTCGGTGCAGGCTGCAGCCTTGCAGGTGACGTTGGCGAGCCCGAGGCTGGCGATAACGTCCTTGGCCTTCGCCGCAAGTGCTGAATCGCATTCCGTCGCAGTGACCTGACCGGCAAGCTTCGCAACCAGCGCGGCGAGATACCCACTCGCGCAGCCGACGACGAGCACGTTGTCGCCCTCCCCGATCTCGGCGGCCTGAAGCAGCTTGCCGGTCAGTGCCGGCTTGATCAGGGACCGCTTGGCGGCTCCCTCGCTCACATCGAGATCGAGATCGAGATAGGCCAACGCTTGCCGGCCGGCGGGCACGAAGACCTCGCGAGGAACCGTGAGCATGGCGTCGAGAATGCGGCGATCGGTGACGTCACTGGTGCGCACCTGGCCATCGACCATTTTTTGGCGCGCGGTCGAAAAACCGGACATTTGCGGACCCTGAAATGCGGACAACGCCGCGGACGAAAGTTGGCGGCATCTTTGGAACAAGCTCCGCGAAAACGCAACATGGGCGTTGGCCCCGGAACAGCCGCGACGGCATCCGGGTGCCCGCCACCGCGGCACGATGCAAACGGATCTATTCGATTGCGACAGCGAGGCGGCCAATCAGCGCGGCAACCTCGTCGAGCCGCACCGAACCGGGTGCCTCGACGGCACGCGCGAGCCGCGCCAGGCATTCATCGTCGCTGAGCTCGGGAATGTCCGCCGGCAGGATCGAGGGGGCCACGCGGGTATGGTCGACCTGGACGTCTGGCATAGGAATCAGCTCCACAAGGGTCCAGCCTGTGAAAGGTCGATTTGAATTGGGCCGATTTGGCGTCCCCGTCATGGCGCGACGGTGTAGCGTCACACACAAGGGCTTGAACGGATGTGCGTCGGATGCAGGCTGACGCACGCTTGCGAGCCTACCGCAGCGGGATTGCGCAGTGAGTTAGAATCTAATCGTAATTCATTGAGATTGTACGGAAAATTGGCTCCCCGGGCTGGATTCGAACCAGCGACCATCCGATTAACAGTCGGATGCTCTACCGCTGAGCTACCGAGGAAAAGGGCGAACCGACGTTCGCGCGCGGCTGCGTATAACAAAGCCGCTTGCGCTTGCAAAGGACGAATTCGTGATCTTCCGCCAACGCGTCGGGCAAGGTCTTGAAAGGGCCCCGCCGCGATTTCGTGCGGTCGCGGAACGATGTCATTTCAATTCTCGACAGAGTGCGCCAGCTTTCCGTCCTCAACAGCTTATCCGCAGCATATCCACAACCACCGTCCGACGGATTTGTGCAGGCATCACAATCCATTTGCTGCGCACAAGCCCACAGGAGCGGCAGGCTTCGCTCAAGCTCGCTCGGGCGTTCCCTGCGCTTGGGTGGCGGAGGCGAACAATGTGAGAAACAGCCCGACCGTCGAAGCCCGATCTTCACGCCGCAAACCGCAAGAACCTCGTCTTCTTGACCAAGTCTCCCCGTCTGCCCTGCCCGGCCTCGCATGAAGCGCTCCCGGAAATAAACTTGCGACAATGTGACTTCTTTCACACATGGCGCCCCGACGCGGTCCTAGGCTGGCGGCGGGATTTTCAGGAATCGCTAACCAATCGGGTGTCGATCGCCGGATCGTTAAAATGCGAACGATCGGCTCAATCGAGACACAAGCCGGTTTTGCGACATTGCGCCATCCGCGTTCCGGAGGGTGTGATGAGCGAAGCCGAATTCAACTTGCTGCTGGATGCCGTCCGGGACGCCATGGTGCCCGTGCCGGAGGAGGAATTCGTGCCCCGCTCGTGGACGTACGATGCAACGCCCAAGGCCGCCAATGACAATGAGGGCGCCTGGCCTCTCCTGCCGTTTCCGGACGGCTGGTACGCGGCCTGCTGAACGGAACGCCCCGCGCGCCCGACCGAATGGCCCGTCGCGACGACGATCAATTCTTGACGCCCTGCAGCTCCTCGCCTTCCCGCGGCTCCCGATCGGGATCGTCCGGCGGGAAGATGCTGTCATAGATCGCGCGCGCCTCGCGAATGAGGCGGGCCCGCTCCAGCTCGGACTTCGGAATAAACCGGACGATGTCGCCCACGTGCTCTCCAGCTCTCGTTGGTCGGGAATGCATTCCCGCCATGCGAACTCTATGCCAAGCGAGCTGAATCGCGGGTTTTCGGCAACCCCCGGGCAATTCCGGTGAGGAGAACCAGAGACACAGGACGGCAACCGGGTCGGCGGAGATCGGCCGGAGCCGAGGTTGGAGTACATTCTACCCGCTGAGGTTGTTCGGGTCGGTCATCCGAAGTATTGTGGCCACAGAAGTTATTTCGACGCGAAGTTATTGAAAGCAGCATTTTCGTAGAGACGACGGTCATGCCGTTGGCGGACAGGTATTGGTTCGAGCGGGCCGCTGAAATTAAGGTCATGGCGGCCGACGGGTCGCTCGTCAGAAGGGGCTCGGGGTACATGATCGCCCCGGGCGTCATCCTGACCGCCCTCCATGTGGTGGCGGGAGCGGATCCGTTGCCGCAAGACCCCAAGGTGTGTCGCGTCAGACTCCTTGCCGACATCAACGCGGCTGACGAACTCGACAAAGTAGAGTTCCACGACGCCGAAGTGAAGTGGCCTGCTCCGGGGAGTTCGATCCAGAACGCAGGCGATGCCGCGCTCGTGGTCGTCAAGGAGCAGCAGCGGACGCACAGCATGAAGGACTGCGCGGCCCTTCCCGTCTCGACGAGCTTCAAAGGTCGCGACGTGATCGGTGTCGGCATGCCCGCTCTTGCCAGGAAGATCGATCCGCACAGTGCCGGATTCGAGGAGATCAATGGCCGCATCGCCAGCCGCCTGCAAAGCAATGCTCTGCTGAGGCTGACGCTCGACAATCAGAAGCATCCCAATCCCGACGAATGGAAAGGCGCCTCGGGTGCCGTGCTTCTCGATGCCAAGGCCGAGGCTCTCGTCGGCATTCTCGTCCACGCAGATCACACCGGCTACGAAGAGATCAGGAGCGACATATCCCGTCCGCTGATGCTCGAGATGTTGGCTGATTTCTCTGGAACCGACGAATTTCGCAAAGTCGTTGCTCTCGAGACGGCGTCCGATGCGAGCGTGTCGAGCACCGAGATCCCCAAGGATCTGTTCGACAAGGCGCTCGGTCTTCTTCATCGTCTCGACCGCACGAACCAGGTCAGGCAATTCGGCAACGTGATGAACAAGGCGGCGACTGGATCGTACCGTCCCGTCGTGCTCGTCTCGCGAATGAAGGAGCCGGACTGCCCGGACGTCTTCATCAAGACGCTGTCGGATCAGCTCGTGCAAATGCTCAAGGATCGCAGAAATTGCTATGGCGAACCCAGTAACCTGAGCTGGCCGATCGGCATCGTGCCGCACCGCGCCGTTGCGAGATTGAAATCGTACATCATCGGCGATGTCGGCGCCGCCGACGAAGCAGGCCTCGATGCCGCCCTCATGGCGGGCCAGAACAAGCGTCTTTTCGCCGTGCGTATTCCCTCCGAGGTGGAGACTCCGACGCCGGACGAAATGAAGGCCCTGTTCCGGTGGTGGTTTGCGCGTCCGAGCTGCGAAGGCGGTCCGGCCGTGCTGCTCGTCCTGATCGTCGATTCCTTGAGCGACGACAAGGAGTGCCCCAGGGCAATGGACATCTTCAAGCTGATCGATTCGCTTTTTGGCGGTCCACCTCCGTTCGACGACGACGAGCAGATCCTGGAACCGCTGGCGCGGTGCCGGGTACAGGACCTCGAGGACTGGACCAATTGCAGCCTGAAGGATCATCTCGGCAATCATCGCAACGCACTCATGAAGAGACTCAACACGGCAATTACCGAGCGGGTCGGTTCGGGAAACAATTTTCGCCTGCGCATTATCCAGGAAGCGCTCTACTGACGGGGCAAACTCATGGCGGACGATCGTATCGATGAGCTGCGGAAGCTGTTGGGTGAGGCCGCGCAGGAGGGCGGGCACGAACCATGGTTCTCGCCACGGGTCCTGCCGCTTTTGCCTCGTCCCATCGGAGCGAAGCGCTCCCGCGAAAAATCCGACAACACGGCTCCAACCTACAGATTTTCGGACGCGCACAAGCGAGCCATCCAGGTCGCACTGTTGCTTCGCCAGCCGTTGCTTTTGACCGGAGAGCCCGGTGTTGGAAAGACGCAGTCGGCCCGTGCGCTCGCTCACGCGTTGGGGCTTCGCTACGATCGGTTCGACGTCAAATCGACCACGACAGGCCGCGATCTCCTCTACAGCTTCGACGACGTGGCGCGTTTTCGCGACGCCGCGATGGCGCGTCTGCGCAAGGCGTCTCCCATCCAGGGCGGGCTGGCCAGATATGTCGAGCTGTCCGCGCTGGGACGGGCGATCGTGCTCTCGGCCGGCGCGGACAAGGAGGTGACCAGCAATCTCTCGCGCCGGGCGTTGCTGGGCGACGAGGTAAGTTGGGACGGCCGGCTCACGCTCAAGCAGCTATTCCCGGGCGCCTTCACAGAGCAGGCCGAGGCGCAAAGCCTGGTTCTCATAGACGAGCTCGACAAGGCGCCGCGCGACACGCCGAACGACCTTCTGGTCGAGTTCGAGGAGATGCGGCTGCGCATTCCCGAGCTCGGCGACCTTCAGGTCGAAGCCGATGAGCGCCGCTGGCCGGTTCTGATCGTGACTTCCAATTCGGAGCGCAGCCTGCCCGATCCCTTCCTGCGGCGCTGCGTATTCCACCATCTCACGCTCAGTCCTGAATCGCTGCCCGAGATCGTGCTCCTGCAATTGCCCGACATGAAGGACGATCCGGCCGTGACGGAGCTGATCGCGGTGTTCAATGGAATCCGCAAGGACGTCACCGGCCTGCAAAAGCCGCCCAGCACGGCGGAACTGGTCGGCGCCGCCGCCTTGCTCCGCGCCTGGCCGCGCCGCAATGGCGGCCCGGTCGACCTGAAGAAAAACCCTGATCTGCAACAGGCGCTTGCCGGTGTGCTCGGAAAGATCAAGGTCGACATTGACCTGATCGAACAATACCTCGCCAAGCGCGCGTCGCCGCAATGATTGGCCTGGCCAAGGACAATCCCGACATCGATGCGGCGCTGGACCGCTTGCTCAAGCCGCTCAACGGCACGCTCGACGAGTTGCTGAGGGCCGCGACGGCCGCCGGCATGCTGATCACGCCGGATCGCCGTCAACGGGTCTATCTGCTGGCGTGGCGCCTCGCCGAAGCGGGTATCACTTTCGAGGACGCCAGTGACGCGGCGACGACGCTCGGGTCCGTGCTGTGCGCGACAGCGGAGGATCAGGTCTCGTTCGAACGCGAACTCAACCGGATCTGGTCGCGCCCTAACCCGTTCTGGAAGCCCACTGAGAGCCGCAGGAAGACCGTCGAGGGGGCCGCCCCCGCGCAGCCTGCGACGAGGATGGCCAAGGCGCTGACGTTGCTTGCGTTGAGTCCCAGGCTGATCGCAGGCCTGATCGCGTCTGTGATCGTCATCGCCGGCGGACTGGCCTTCTGGTACGTCGCGATGTCGTCGGACGCGGCGTCGGGCGGGCCCGAGATTTCAGGCGGCAATCTCGCGTCAAACCCCGCCACCAACCTGCTGGCAACAGCGGCCATCGATCTGGCCTTGCGCACGGTAGTCGCACTCCCTGCGCTGATCGCCGCCTGGCTGGCGTGGACGTGGTGGCGGCCGATGACATCCCTCATTTCGCGGGAACAGGGTTCGGCGGAGCGCCTCGAACGATTCACGCGCCCCGATGCCAATACATTGTTTCGCGGCACGACGGTGCGACTGGCCTTCGACACCCTGCGCCGCGCGGTGCGCACGGAATCGTCGCGGGTCGACGTGCCCTCCTCGCTGCGCGCGACGGTGCGTGCCGCCGGCTGGCCGACGATCCGGCGGGCGACGTTTCGAAACAGCCTCGAGGTCGTCCTGTTCGTCGATCGCGAGGGAGCCGCCGATCACCTCGCCTTCCTCGCGCAATTGCTCGAAGATCGCCTGCGCGGCGCCGGCGCCACCGTCACGCGCTACGATTTCCGGCTGACCCCGACCAGGCTGACCCAGGTGAGCGGCAGGCCCGAGGGCGCGGCGGTGGAGAACGTCGAACGCATCGTGGCGCGCCATGTCGGCCAGCGCCTGATCCTGATCGGCGACGGTCACGGCCTGGTCGAGGGCGCCGATATCGACGACGAGCAGCGGCTTCGCCGGCTGCTCGGCGAGTTCGCGCAGGTCCATGTCCTGACCCCGACGCCCGAGAATTGCTGGGAGGAGCGCGAGCGGCGCCTGCTGCAATCCGGATTCAACGTCGCCTTCTGCGACCGCCAGGGCATCGAGGATACCGCGCGCATCTCGACGCTGGTGGATTGGATCGAGCCCCTCACCGCCGCGATCCGCAACATCCGCGGCGACCCCGATCCATTCCTGGCGCACCTGGAATCCGAACATCAACGCTACGTGGCGGACTATCCGGTGCTCCAGCCCGCCGAAGGCGCGCCCGACGGACCGATCGCCACGACCGGCTTGAGCGCGCTCCAGATCCGCGCGCTGGTGTCCGCGCTCCAGGCCTGGATGGGCTCGCGCCCCGCGCTTCGACTGCTTGTCGCGATCGCGCTCTTCCCGAGCGTGAAGCCCGCCTACACATTCGCAATAGCCGATGAACTGAGCCGTGATGAGGACGAAAAGG
The DNA window shown above is from Bradyrhizobium sp. CB1650 and carries:
- a CDS encoding TolC family outer membrane protein — its product is MHGVKLFTGAAVSVLLTALAGPTPALADTIEAALVRAYQNNPQLNAQRAQVRSTDENVPQALSGYRPKVALTASVGVQYTDTNITSGGSPSTLVRTETHGVNAPRSAGVTVTQNLFNGNQTANRTRAAESQVSGSREALRVMEQSVLLSAATTYMDYLRDSATLEVQRSNVRVLEQTLKQTRDRFNVGEVTRTDVAQSEAQLAAGKTQALQAESNLVTTRANFRRIIGNEPENLAPGSPVDRFLPGTLASSVSLSLVENPNVTAAMYGIDVNYLQVKINEGALLPTINFQVAATQSYEQTMTIFRSFGASAVAQVSAPIYQGGAEYALIRQSKENLAQQRLNLETTRDQTRANVVQSWGQLQAGKAQVASAQAQVTASEIALNGVREEAKAGQRTTLDVLNAQQALVNARVALVTAQHDRVVASYSVLSSVGRLSPQVLGLATTTYDPSVHYHQVRDSWAGVRTPDGR
- a CDS encoding protein-L-isoaspartate O-methyltransferase, which encodes MSGFSTARQKMVDGQVRTSDVTDRRILDAMLTVPREVFVPAGRQALAYLDLDLDVSEGAAKRSLIKPALTGKLLQAAEIGEGDNVLVVGCASGYLAALVAKLAGQVTATECDSALAAKAKDVIASLGLANVTCKAAACTEGDAAAAPYDVIILNGAAEVIPAGLLDQLKEGGRLVGVSAESRPPRATIVTHYHSEFGHRALFDASAPVLPGLERTAAFVF
- a CDS encoding AAA family ATPase, giving the protein MADDRIDELRKLLGEAAQEGGHEPWFSPRVLPLLPRPIGAKRSREKSDNTAPTYRFSDAHKRAIQVALLLRQPLLLTGEPGVGKTQSARALAHALGLRYDRFDVKSTTTGRDLLYSFDDVARFRDAAMARLRKASPIQGGLARYVELSALGRAIVLSAGADKEVTSNLSRRALLGDEVSWDGRLTLKQLFPGAFTEQAEAQSLVLIDELDKAPRDTPNDLLVEFEEMRLRIPELGDLQVEADERRWPVLIVTSNSERSLPDPFLRRCVFHHLTLSPESLPEIVLLQLPDMKDDPAVTELIAVFNGIRKDVTGLQKPPSTAELVGAAALLRAWPRRNGGPVDLKKNPDLQQALAGVLGKIKVDIDLIEQYLAKRASPQ